The following are encoded in a window of Saccharothrix longispora genomic DNA:
- a CDS encoding sensor histidine kinase encodes MDPFPAAAAVLRRLLRDAAFTGAGAASAVAALGPVVASAAGPDRAARVLRRWADRERRRITRFTGEEVLHPVTEPGDDTTPGEWRWLARHAGTGFVLGVVAVLLPLAALSAAVVPLYWWAVPGDEPVVTLYPITSWALALTSPLLAVGYLLLALLLVPPAARWQAATGRRLLTPPGATGLEQRVAELTASRAAALEAHGAELRRIERDLHDGTQNRLVAVAMHLGIVERALRRDPASALPLVLRAQDAATDALAGLREVVRAIYPPVLAERGLDGAVAGLVAACPVPCTLTASALRRAPTAVESAAYFVIAEALTNVAKHSGASHASVHLACDSTLVVEVRDDGRGGADEGAGSGLAGIRRRVEAFDGTALLTSPPGGPTLLRVELPCGS; translated from the coding sequence ATGGACCCCTTCCCCGCGGCCGCGGCGGTGCTCCGGCGGCTCCTGCGGGACGCCGCGTTCACCGGGGCGGGCGCGGCGAGCGCCGTGGCGGCCCTGGGCCCGGTCGTCGCCTCGGCCGCCGGTCCCGACCGGGCCGCGCGGGTGCTGCGCCGCTGGGCGGACCGGGAGCGGCGGAGGATCACGCGGTTCACCGGGGAGGAGGTCCTCCACCCGGTCACGGAGCCGGGGGACGACACGACCCCCGGCGAGTGGCGCTGGCTCGCGCGGCACGCGGGCACCGGGTTCGTGCTCGGCGTCGTCGCGGTCCTGCTGCCGCTCGCCGCGCTGAGCGCGGCCGTCGTGCCGCTCTACTGGTGGGCGGTGCCCGGCGACGAGCCGGTGGTGACGCTGTACCCGATCACGTCGTGGGCCCTCGCGCTGACGTCGCCGCTGCTGGCCGTCGGCTACCTGCTGCTCGCGCTGCTGCTCGTGCCGCCGGCGGCGCGGTGGCAGGCCGCGACCGGCCGCCGCCTGCTGACCCCGCCGGGCGCCACCGGCCTGGAGCAGCGGGTCGCCGAGCTGACCGCCAGCCGGGCCGCCGCGCTGGAGGCGCACGGGGCGGAGCTGCGCCGCATCGAGCGCGACCTGCACGACGGCACGCAGAACCGGCTCGTCGCGGTGGCGATGCACCTGGGCATCGTGGAACGCGCGCTGCGCCGCGACCCCGCGTCCGCCCTGCCGCTCGTGCTGCGCGCCCAGGACGCCGCCACCGACGCGCTCGCCGGCCTGCGCGAGGTGGTGCGCGCCATCTACCCGCCGGTGCTCGCCGAACGCGGTCTCGACGGCGCGGTGGCCGGCCTCGTCGCCGCCTGCCCGGTGCCGTGCACGCTGACCGCGAGCGCCCTGCGGCGCGCGCCCACCGCCGTCGAGTCGGCGGCCTACTTCGTGATCGCCGAGGCGCTGACCAACGTGGCCAAGCACAGCGGCGCGTCGCACGCCTCCGTGCACCTGGCGTGCGACTCGACGCTCGTGGTCGAGGTCCGCGACGACGGCCGGGGCGGCGCCGACGAGGGCGCGGGCAGCGGGCTCGCGGGCATCCGCCGCCGCGTCGAGGCGTTCGACGGGACCGCGCTGCTCACCAGCCCGCCCGGTGGCCCTACGCTGCTGCGCGTGGAGCTGCCGTGCGGGTCGTGA
- a CDS encoding ABC transporter ATP-binding protein, whose translation MRLSSVSKVHGSGDGAVTALDRVTVDLPRGTFTAVMGPSGSGKSTFLHCAAGLEKPTSGSVLLGGTELSTMDENALTAVRRERIGFVFQSYNLVPALTVEQNIALPLLLGAAEADPEWLRHVVERVGLADRLHHRPHQLSGGQQQRVAIARALVTRPDAVLADEPTGALDSRTGRQVLDLLRGVVDGFGQTVLMVTHDPVAASCADQVLFLTDGRLAGSLHRPSPEAIAERMTQLGEW comes from the coding sequence ATCAGGCTGTCCTCGGTGTCCAAGGTGCACGGGTCGGGCGACGGGGCGGTGACCGCGCTGGACCGGGTCACCGTCGACCTGCCGCGCGGCACGTTCACCGCCGTGATGGGGCCCTCCGGGTCGGGCAAGAGCACGTTCCTGCACTGCGCGGCGGGGCTGGAGAAGCCGACGTCCGGCTCCGTGCTGCTGGGCGGCACGGAGTTGTCCACCATGGACGAGAACGCGCTGACGGCCGTGCGGCGCGAGCGCATCGGCTTCGTCTTCCAGTCCTACAACCTGGTGCCCGCGCTGACCGTGGAGCAGAACATCGCCCTGCCGCTGCTGCTCGGCGCGGCGGAGGCCGACCCGGAGTGGCTGCGGCACGTCGTGGAGCGCGTCGGCCTCGCCGACCGGCTGCACCACCGCCCGCACCAGCTCTCCGGCGGCCAGCAGCAGCGGGTGGCCATCGCCCGCGCGCTGGTCACCCGGCCGGACGCGGTGCTCGCCGACGAGCCGACCGGCGCGCTGGACAGCCGGACCGGCCGGCAGGTGCTCGACCTGCTGCGCGGCGTCGTCGACGGCTTCGGCCAGACCGTGCTGATGGTGACGCACGACCCGGTGGCGGCGTCCTGCGCCGACCAGGTCCTGTTCCTCACCGACGGCAGGCTCGCCGGTTCGCTGCACCGCCCCTCCCCCGAGGCCATCGCGGAGCGCATGACGCAGTTGGGCGAGTGGTGA
- a CDS encoding FtsX-like permease family protein, with product MTVRLLAMASIRYRRGGFAGVFVAVLCASALLTALGVLFESGLRAGVEPQRYAGAAVVVAARQALPVAGDLDVPLAERVPLPADAVARVAAVPGVDRAVGEVSAPVVLPGEPAARAYGWGSAALAPLEVREGVAPARPRDAVLDAALADRLGVRVGDRLPVALGGEPREYTVTGVAAGAGDTGRQAALYVTDEEARVLSGRPDQVDVIGVLAGAGEHADGLAARIGAALPDLDVEVHTGDRRADAEFLDVGRVRAELVVLSLSFAGTTLMISVLVVAGTLGLSVQQRRRELALLRAIVATPRQVHRLVGAEVLLVAGTAAVLGALPGIGVAHLMRDAFASAGMLPPDFGLVTGPVPPVAAVLLVLVTARVAAWVAVRRAASAPPVEALRDAAVEPPRLGAVRAASGWVFAALGAGAALVPLFLPGEQALAGAGASAICLVVAAGLLGPRLVTGATRLVAGPLRRLSPVGGHLAVEGVLANARRLAAVVTPMVLAVAMASVQLFTQTTVRAAAAEQAAGGVVADVVVTGPAGLAPGVTEAIRRAPGVEAVTPVVRGQAFVRHLALGEEQVSAYAVQGLVADGLDRTLDLRTTAGDLGRLTGDAVALSEQAAGALGLGVGDRVDLLLGDGASARPEVVAIYGRGLGFGDVALPRDVLAAHTPTGFDHSVLVRTDGSGALAAAVAERFPGVVVQDRAALDAAGQEQRDTQSWISLIALLVVLGYLAISVVNTLVMATAERSREFALLRLVGTRRRQVVRMTRVEALLVVGIAIVVGTAAALPALVGVSIGLTGSPVPSAPPLLYLAITGTVAVLGLAAIGVPTRMALRARPVDAIGARD from the coding sequence GTGACGGTGCGGCTGTTGGCGATGGCGTCGATCCGGTACCGGCGGGGCGGGTTCGCCGGGGTGTTCGTCGCGGTGCTGTGCGCCTCGGCGCTGCTCACCGCGCTCGGCGTGCTGTTCGAGTCCGGCCTGCGCGCGGGCGTGGAGCCCCAGCGGTACGCGGGCGCGGCGGTGGTGGTGGCGGCGCGGCAGGCGCTGCCGGTGGCGGGCGACCTGGACGTGCCGCTGGCCGAGCGGGTGCCGCTGCCCGCCGACGCGGTGGCGCGCGTGGCGGCCGTGCCCGGCGTGGACCGGGCCGTGGGCGAGGTGTCCGCGCCGGTCGTGCTGCCGGGTGAGCCGGCCGCGCGGGCGTACGGCTGGGGTTCGGCCGCGCTGGCGCCGCTGGAGGTCCGCGAGGGCGTCGCACCGGCGCGCCCGCGTGACGCCGTGCTCGACGCCGCCCTGGCGGACCGGCTCGGCGTGCGCGTCGGCGACCGGCTCCCGGTGGCCCTGGGCGGCGAGCCGCGCGAGTACACGGTGACGGGCGTCGCGGCGGGCGCGGGCGACACCGGCCGGCAGGCCGCGCTGTACGTCACCGACGAGGAGGCGCGGGTGCTGTCCGGTCGCCCGGACCAGGTGGACGTGATCGGCGTGCTCGCCGGCGCCGGCGAGCACGCCGACGGGCTGGCCGCGCGGATCGGGGCGGCGCTGCCCGACCTCGACGTGGAGGTCCACACCGGGGACCGGCGCGCCGACGCGGAGTTCCTGGACGTGGGCCGGGTCCGTGCGGAGCTGGTGGTGCTGTCGCTGTCGTTCGCGGGCACCACGTTGATGATCTCGGTGCTGGTGGTGGCGGGCACGCTGGGCCTGTCGGTCCAGCAGCGCCGCCGGGAGCTGGCGCTGCTGCGCGCGATCGTCGCGACGCCGAGGCAGGTGCACCGCCTGGTCGGGGCGGAGGTCCTGCTGGTGGCCGGCACGGCGGCGGTCCTGGGCGCGCTGCCGGGCATCGGCGTGGCCCACCTGATGCGCGACGCGTTCGCGTCGGCGGGCATGCTGCCGCCGGACTTCGGGCTCGTGACCGGCCCGGTGCCGCCGGTCGCCGCGGTGCTGCTGGTGCTGGTCACGGCACGGGTCGCCGCGTGGGTCGCGGTCCGCCGGGCCGCCTCGGCTCCCCCGGTCGAGGCGTTGCGCGACGCGGCCGTCGAACCGCCCCGGCTGGGTGCGGTCCGCGCGGCGTCCGGGTGGGTGTTCGCCGCGCTGGGCGCGGGCGCGGCCCTGGTGCCGCTGTTCCTGCCCGGTGAGCAGGCGCTCGCGGGCGCGGGTGCGTCGGCGATCTGCCTGGTGGTGGCCGCCGGGCTGCTCGGTCCGCGCCTGGTGACCGGGGCGACCCGGCTGGTGGCCGGCCCGCTGCGGCGGCTGTCCCCGGTCGGCGGCCACCTCGCGGTGGAGGGCGTGCTGGCGAACGCGCGCCGGCTGGCGGCGGTCGTGACGCCGATGGTGCTGGCCGTGGCGATGGCGTCGGTGCAGCTGTTCACGCAGACCACGGTGCGCGCGGCGGCGGCGGAGCAGGCGGCCGGCGGTGTGGTCGCCGACGTGGTGGTGACCGGCCCGGCCGGGTTGGCCCCGGGCGTCACCGAGGCGATCCGGCGGGCGCCCGGCGTCGAGGCGGTGACGCCGGTCGTGCGCGGGCAGGCGTTCGTGCGGCACCTGGCGCTGGGCGAGGAGCAGGTGTCGGCGTACGCCGTGCAGGGCCTGGTCGCCGACGGCCTGGACCGCACGCTGGACCTGCGCACGACGGCGGGCGACCTCGGGCGGTTGACCGGGGACGCGGTGGCCCTGAGCGAGCAGGCGGCCGGGGCGCTCGGGCTGGGCGTCGGCGACCGGGTGGACCTGCTGCTCGGCGACGGCGCGTCCGCGCGGCCGGAGGTCGTCGCGATCTACGGCCGCGGCCTGGGCTTCGGCGACGTGGCGCTGCCGCGCGACGTGCTGGCCGCGCACACCCCGACCGGTTTCGACCACTCGGTGCTCGTGCGCACGGACGGTTCGGGCGCACTGGCCGCCGCGGTGGCCGAGCGCTTCCCCGGCGTCGTCGTGCAGGACCGGGCGGCCCTCGACGCCGCCGGGCAGGAGCAGCGCGACACCCAGTCGTGGATCAGCCTGATCGCCCTGCTGGTGGTGCTCGGCTACCTGGCCATCTCGGTGGTCAACACGCTGGTCATGGCCACCGCCGAGCGGTCGCGCGAGTTCGCCCTGCTGCGCCTGGTCGGCACGAGGCGCCGCCAGGTGGTCCGGATGACCCGCGTGGAGGCCCTGCTGGTGGTCGGCATCGCGATCGTCGTGGGCACCGCCGCGGCCCTGCCGGCGCTGGTCGGGGTGAGCATCGGCCTGACCGGTTCCCCGGTGCCCTCCGCCCCGCCGCTGCTGTACCTGGCGATCACCGGCACCGTGGCGGTCCTGGGCCTGGCGGCGATCGGCGTGCCGACCCGGATGGCCCTGCGCGCCCGCCCGGTGGACGCGATCGGCGCGCGGGACTGA
- a CDS encoding bacteriophage spanin2 family protein: protein MRTSTRLATAVTGLVAVAALTACGAVQEAADTANAVANTANAVQVCADALSRATTSFDTSSPERAVDQAHETAASLGDLASQAADTTVNQAITALADTLSGVTLDDLVVRPAAWLETKAQQVAALTTACTP, encoded by the coding sequence ATGCGCACCTCCACCCGCCTCGCCACCGCCGTCACCGGTCTCGTCGCCGTCGCCGCGCTCACCGCCTGCGGCGCGGTGCAGGAGGCCGCCGACACCGCCAACGCCGTCGCGAACACCGCGAACGCCGTCCAGGTCTGTGCCGACGCGCTGTCCCGGGCCACGACCTCGTTCGACACCTCGTCGCCCGAGCGGGCCGTGGACCAGGCGCACGAGACCGCCGCGTCGCTCGGCGACCTGGCGTCGCAGGCCGCCGACACCACGGTCAACCAGGCCATCACCGCGCTCGCCGACACGCTGAGCGGCGTGACGCTGGACGACCTGGTCGTGCGACCCGCCGCGTGGCTGGAGACCAAGGCCCAGCAGGTCGCCGCGCTGACGACCGCCTGCACCCCCTGA
- a CDS encoding DHA2 family efflux MFS transporter permease subunit, giving the protein MTSAGVSDVVASPPALSRGDRVVIAVLLVATFVVILNETIMGVALPVLLVELDVTAAVGQWLTAGFLLTMAVVIPITGYLIQRVPTRVLFGVAMSLFSAGTLIAALAPGFEVLMAARVVQAFGTAIMLPLLMTTVMTLVPPARRGAVMGNISIVISVAPAIGPTVGGVVLNLSGWRAMFWVVLPIAVATLVLGLRRVTPIGESSDAPMDVLSVVLSVVGFGGLVYGLSSIGHSGEGSSTVLWGSLAVGVLGITAFVLRQVSLQRRERALLDLRTFTFRTFTVSSALMMVMMGLLLGVVTVLPIYMQNVLLLSPLTTGLLLLPGGLLMGLLSPFVGRLYDRVGARVLLVVGTIATSGSLWFATGFDAATAPAMVLVFHLALSFGLAFSFTPLFSAGLGALPSRLYSHGSAVFSTTQQLAAAAGVALLVSVMSAGAAELAASGEGEVAAQMGGMHSAFLLAAVLSLVAVAGSLVIKGGKPETEAHV; this is encoded by the coding sequence ATGACTTCAGCAGGTGTGTCCGACGTCGTGGCGTCACCGCCCGCGCTCAGTCGCGGCGACCGCGTCGTGATCGCCGTGCTGCTCGTCGCCACGTTCGTCGTCATCCTCAACGAGACGATCATGGGCGTGGCGCTGCCCGTGCTGCTGGTCGAGCTGGACGTGACCGCGGCGGTGGGCCAGTGGCTCACCGCGGGGTTCCTGCTCACCATGGCCGTGGTCATCCCGATCACGGGCTACCTGATCCAGCGGGTGCCCACGCGCGTGCTGTTCGGCGTGGCGATGAGCTTGTTCAGCGCGGGCACGCTGATCGCCGCCCTCGCCCCCGGCTTCGAGGTGCTGATGGCGGCGCGCGTCGTGCAGGCGTTCGGCACCGCGATCATGCTGCCGCTGCTGATGACGACCGTCATGACGCTCGTGCCGCCGGCCCGCCGCGGCGCCGTGATGGGCAACATCTCGATCGTCATCTCCGTCGCGCCCGCCATCGGCCCCACCGTGGGCGGCGTGGTGCTGAACCTGTCCGGCTGGCGCGCGATGTTCTGGGTGGTGCTGCCGATCGCGGTGGCGACGCTGGTCCTGGGCCTGCGCCGGGTGACGCCGATCGGCGAGTCGAGCGACGCGCCGATGGACGTGCTGTCGGTCGTGCTGTCCGTGGTCGGGTTCGGCGGCCTGGTCTACGGCCTGTCCAGCATCGGCCACTCCGGTGAGGGCTCCTCCACCGTGCTGTGGGGTTCGCTCGCGGTGGGCGTGCTCGGCATCACGGCGTTCGTGCTGCGCCAGGTCTCGCTCCAGCGCCGCGAACGCGCCCTGCTGGACCTGCGGACGTTCACGTTCCGCACGTTCACCGTGAGCAGCGCCCTGATGATGGTGATGATGGGGCTGCTGCTGGGCGTCGTCACGGTGCTGCCGATCTACATGCAGAACGTGCTGCTGCTGAGCCCGCTGACCACGGGACTCCTGCTGCTGCCCGGCGGTCTGCTGATGGGCCTGCTGTCGCCGTTCGTCGGCCGGCTCTACGACCGGGTGGGAGCGCGCGTCCTGCTCGTCGTCGGCACGATCGCGACCAGCGGGTCCCTGTGGTTCGCGACCGGGTTCGACGCCGCCACGGCCCCCGCCATGGTCCTGGTGTTCCACCTCGCGCTGAGCTTCGGCCTGGCGTTCTCCTTCACGCCGCTGTTCTCCGCGGGCCTGGGCGCGCTGCCGTCCCGGCTCTACTCGCACGGCAGCGCCGTCTTCAGCACCACCCAGCAGCTGGCCGCCGCGGCCGGCGTGGCGCTGCTGGTGAGCGTGATGAGCGCGGGCGCCGCCGAGCTGGCCGCGTCCGGCGAGGGGGAGGTCGCCGCACAGATGGGCGGCATGCACAGCGCGTTCCTGCTCGCGGCGGTCCTGTCGCTGGTGGCGGTGGCCGGTTCCCTGGTGATCAAGGGCGGCAAGCCCGAGACCGAGGCGCACGTCTGA
- a CDS encoding GNAT family N-acetyltransferase: MTPTGRTTSRLRLRRVVADDLAAFVALEAALRARETPPRDPPDPAESARYLTAFTSVWDRGELGYWAIGFRDARSGGGVVGFGGVQPKSWRGLRCWNLYYRVHPDLWGLGVATETAREAVAAAREAHPSWPVVVETRPGNAAAVAVAERVGLTPREPDGGWAVLVLDPA, from the coding sequence GTGACCCCGACCGGGCGGACGACGTCCCGGCTGCGCCTGCGGCGCGTGGTGGCGGACGACCTGGCGGCGTTCGTCGCGCTGGAAGCGGCCCTGCGCGCCCGGGAGACCCCGCCGCGCGACCCGCCGGACCCGGCGGAGTCCGCCCGCTACCTCACCGCGTTCACGTCGGTGTGGGACCGCGGGGAGCTGGGTTACTGGGCGATCGGGTTCCGGGACGCCCGGTCCGGGGGCGGCGTCGTCGGGTTCGGCGGCGTGCAGCCGAAGTCCTGGCGGGGCCTGCGCTGCTGGAACCTGTACTACCGCGTCCACCCCGACCTGTGGGGCCTGGGCGTGGCGACCGAGACCGCGCGCGAGGCCGTCGCCGCCGCGCGGGAGGCGCACCCGTCGTGGCCGGTCGTGGTGGAGACCCGCCCGGGCAACGCCGCCGCCGTCGCGGTGGCCGAACGGGTCGGGCTCACCCCGCGCGAACCCGACGGCGGCTGGGCCGTGCTCGTCCTCGACCCGGCCTGA
- a CDS encoding class I SAM-dependent methyltransferase, producing MPTSPFGQSSALEPHRAREAAESFGVDAERYDRTRPRYPDALVEAVVAASPGPDVLDVGCGTGIASRQFRAAGCRVLGVDIDPRMAAFARRGGSAVEVAAFEDWDPAGRSFDAVVAGQTWHWVDPAAGAAKAAAVLRPGGRLALFWNVFQPPPEVAAAFDEVHRRVLPDSPHNPWAAPALPGYSLLFDKAADGVRGTGAFDEPERWRFDWERPYRRDEWLDQMPTAGVAGLVPPDAFAALVAGTGEALDALGGTFTMGYAAVVVTATRTA from the coding sequence ATGCCCACTTCGCCGTTCGGACAGTCGTCCGCCCTCGAACCGCACCGGGCCCGGGAGGCCGCCGAGTCCTTCGGCGTGGACGCCGAGCGCTACGACCGGACCCGGCCCCGGTACCCCGACGCGCTGGTGGAGGCCGTCGTCGCCGCGAGCCCCGGTCCCGACGTGCTCGACGTCGGCTGCGGCACCGGCATCGCGTCGCGGCAGTTCCGGGCGGCCGGCTGCCGGGTGCTCGGGGTCGACATCGACCCCCGGATGGCCGCGTTCGCCCGCCGGGGCGGGTCGGCCGTCGAGGTGGCGGCCTTCGAGGACTGGGACCCCGCCGGGCGCTCGTTCGACGCCGTCGTCGCCGGTCAGACCTGGCACTGGGTGGACCCGGCCGCCGGCGCGGCCAAGGCGGCGGCGGTGCTGCGCCCCGGCGGCCGGCTGGCCCTGTTCTGGAACGTCTTCCAGCCGCCGCCCGAGGTCGCGGCGGCCTTCGACGAGGTGCACCGCCGGGTCCTGCCCGACTCGCCGCACAACCCGTGGGCCGCGCCCGCCCTGCCCGGCTACTCGCTGCTGTTCGACAAGGCGGCGGACGGGGTGCGGGGCACGGGCGCGTTCGACGAGCCGGAGCGGTGGCGGTTCGACTGGGAGAGGCCCTACCGGCGCGACGAGTGGCTCGACCAGATGCCCACCGCGGGCGTCGCCGGCCTCGTCCCGCCGGACGCGTTCGCCGCCCTGGTGGCGGGGACCGGTGAGGCCCTCGACGCGCTGGGCGGCACCTTCACCATGGGCTACGCCGCCGTCGTGGTCACGGCGACGCGGACGGCCTGA
- a CDS encoding TetR/AcrR family transcriptional regulator encodes MPTGVALRDVREQLFDAAERVLLDGGPSALTSRAVTAEAGVAKGVLHRHFADFDDFLADFVLDRVDRFAPRAAALRDSAGTGDVADNVTAALTDLFGSVAVAVVALVTFRDGLRERLRRAWPAGVPVLTEAATTIGAYLAAERDLGRLAPESDVDVLAAVLVGTAHLLHADRGSAPPTTEAVHRVVTTVLAGRTRRPG; translated from the coding sequence GTGCCTACCGGAGTGGCCCTGCGCGACGTGCGGGAGCAACTGTTCGACGCGGCCGAGCGCGTCCTGCTCGACGGCGGCCCCAGCGCGCTGACCAGCCGCGCGGTCACCGCCGAGGCGGGGGTCGCGAAGGGCGTGCTGCACCGGCACTTCGCCGACTTCGACGACTTCCTCGCGGACTTCGTGCTCGACCGCGTCGACCGGTTCGCGCCCCGGGCCGCCGCCCTGCGCGACTCCGCCGGGACCGGTGACGTCGCCGACAACGTCACCGCCGCCCTGACCGACCTGTTCGGGTCGGTCGCGGTCGCCGTGGTCGCACTCGTGACGTTCCGCGACGGCCTGCGCGAACGGTTGCGGCGGGCCTGGCCGGCCGGCGTCCCGGTGCTGACCGAGGCGGCGACGACGATCGGCGCCTACCTGGCCGCCGAACGGGACCTGGGGCGCCTCGCACCCGAGTCCGATGTGGACGTGCTCGCGGCCGTGCTCGTCGGCACCGCGCACCTGCTGCACGCCGACCGGGGCAGCGCCCCGCCGACCACCGAGGCCGTGCACCGGGTCGTGACGACCGTGCTGGCGGGCCGCACCCGCCGACCGGGTTGA
- a CDS encoding glucuronyl esterase domain-containing protein: MIIDSGRAKTRSAIAMLAIAALTVLGTATLTTGTTTARAADDIGTTAVEDDGTDCPVTLPATFPPTPRLPDPFTRFNGQRITTKADWRCRRAEIREATERHVHGDKPTRPAGVTGTVTTTAITVNTTHNGRTASFTAGVQLPTGTGPFPAVLVVGGFGADTATIRAAGAAVITYDPTTVGREGTGRANKQGAFYTLYGNTSTTGLLAAWAWGASRIIDVVEQSTGTVLRRDAFGVTGCSRYGKAAFSIGVLDQRVNLTMPIESGTAGLPIYRGVNAEGGQTLSSAYGEQPWFGDAFAPHTTNPNTLPIDTHSLVAMIAPRGLLVMDNPHITNLGPRSAAAAALAGAEVYKALGTPDNLLYHSNITDGTHCANRTEWRTPLQQAIGKFLRNTGTFTGGITMHTKATANLAQWRDWTTPTLTDNPTTTTTTTTTGTTTTTTTTTTTTTTTTTPGGAGCTASVSLNQWTGGFVATVRVTAGASPVNGWTVAMTLPSGATITNAWNANRSGNSGAVDFTNVSFNGSIAAGQSTEFGYQATGSGAGMSPTCTAR; this comes from the coding sequence GTGATCATCGATTCGGGCCGCGCGAAGACACGCTCGGCGATCGCCATGCTCGCGATAGCCGCCCTCACCGTCCTCGGCACGGCCACCCTCACCACCGGCACCACCACCGCCCGCGCCGCCGACGACATCGGCACCACCGCGGTGGAGGACGACGGCACCGACTGCCCCGTCACCCTCCCCGCCACCTTCCCCCCCACCCCACGCCTGCCCGACCCCTTCACCCGCTTCAACGGCCAACGCATCACCACCAAAGCCGACTGGCGCTGCCGCCGCGCCGAAATCCGCGAAGCCACCGAACGCCACGTCCACGGCGACAAACCCACCCGACCCGCCGGCGTCACCGGCACCGTCACCACCACCGCCATCACCGTCAACACCACCCACAACGGCCGCACCGCGAGCTTCACCGCCGGCGTCCAACTCCCCACCGGCACCGGCCCCTTCCCCGCCGTGCTCGTCGTGGGCGGCTTCGGCGCCGACACCGCCACCATCCGCGCCGCCGGCGCCGCCGTCATCACCTACGACCCCACCACCGTGGGCCGCGAAGGCACCGGACGCGCCAACAAACAAGGCGCCTTCTACACCCTCTACGGCAACACCAGCACCACCGGCCTGCTCGCCGCCTGGGCCTGGGGCGCCAGCCGCATCATCGACGTCGTCGAACAATCCACCGGCACCGTCCTGCGCCGCGACGCCTTCGGCGTCACCGGCTGCTCCCGCTACGGCAAAGCCGCCTTCTCCATCGGCGTCCTCGACCAACGCGTCAACCTCACCATGCCCATCGAATCCGGCACCGCCGGCCTCCCGATCTACCGCGGCGTCAACGCCGAAGGCGGCCAGACCCTCTCCAGCGCCTACGGCGAACAACCCTGGTTCGGCGACGCCTTCGCCCCCCACACCACCAACCCCAACACCCTCCCCATCGACACCCACTCCCTCGTCGCCATGATCGCCCCCCGCGGCCTGCTCGTCATGGACAACCCCCACATCACCAACCTCGGCCCCCGCTCCGCCGCCGCCGCCGCCCTCGCCGGCGCCGAGGTCTACAAAGCCCTCGGCACCCCCGACAACCTCCTCTACCACTCCAACATCACCGACGGCACCCACTGCGCCAACCGCACCGAATGGCGCACCCCCCTCCAACAAGCCATCGGAAAATTCCTCCGCAACACCGGCACCTTCACCGGCGGCATCACCATGCACACCAAAGCCACCGCCAACCTCGCCCAATGGCGCGACTGGACCACCCCCACCCTCACCGACAACCCCACCACCACAACCACAACCACCACCACCGGCACCACCACCACGACGACCACGACGACCACGACCACGACGACCACGACGACGCCGGGCGGAGCCGGGTGCACGGCGTCGGTGTCGCTCAACCAGTGGACGGGCGGTTTCGTCGCCACGGTGCGGGTCACGGCCGGCGCTTCGCCGGTCAACGGGTGGACGGTCGCGATGACGCTGCCCTCGGGCGCCACCATCACCAACGCGTGGAACGCCAACCGCAGCGGCAACAGCGGTGCGGTCGACTTCACCAACGTGAGCTTCAACGGCTCCATCGCCGCGGGGCAGTCGACCGAGTTCGGCTACCAGGCGACCGGTTCCGGCGCGGGCATGTCGCCCACCTGCACCGCGAGGTGA
- a CDS encoding EamA family transporter, which yields MLSNRVVTALGPAIWGTTYFVTTEHLPPDRPLLAALLRSLPAGLLLLAVTRRLPVGIWWWRSLLLGALNMAAFLPLLYVAAYRLPGGVAATVGAVQPLVVAGFAALFLGQRSTARVALAGVAGVAGVSLLVLRANAALDWLGVAAALGGAVVMALGTVLGKRWTPPAPVLATTGWQLAAGGVLLLPVTLAVEGLPPRVTGENVAGYAYLALVGAVLAYALWFRGIRLLPATEVTFLTLLSPVVAAAVGWLALDQELTAAQLVGAAVVLAALVAAQTGGRGGGADHRVRGGRRGGSAPAATG from the coding sequence GTGCTAAGCAATCGCGTGGTGACGGCGCTGGGGCCGGCGATCTGGGGGACGACCTACTTCGTCACCACCGAGCACCTGCCCCCGGACCGGCCGCTGCTGGCCGCCCTGCTGCGGTCGCTGCCCGCCGGCCTGCTGCTGCTCGCCGTCACGCGGCGGCTGCCGGTCGGCATCTGGTGGTGGCGGTCGCTGCTGCTCGGCGCGCTGAACATGGCCGCGTTCCTGCCGCTGCTGTACGTGGCCGCCTACCGGCTGCCGGGTGGCGTGGCGGCCACCGTGGGCGCGGTCCAACCGCTGGTGGTGGCCGGGTTCGCGGCGCTGTTCCTCGGGCAGCGCTCGACCGCGCGCGTCGCCCTGGCCGGCGTCGCGGGCGTGGCGGGGGTGAGCCTGCTCGTGCTGCGGGCGAACGCCGCGCTCGACTGGCTCGGCGTCGCGGCGGCGCTGGGCGGCGCGGTGGTGATGGCGCTCGGCACCGTCCTGGGCAAGCGCTGGACCCCGCCCGCGCCGGTGCTCGCGACCACCGGGTGGCAGTTGGCGGCGGGCGGCGTGCTGCTGCTGCCGGTCACGCTCGCCGTCGAGGGGCTGCCCCCGCGCGTGACGGGGGAGAACGTCGCGGGCTACGCCTACCTCGCCCTCGTCGGAGCGGTGCTGGCCTACGCCCTGTGGTTCCGCGGCATCCGCCTGCTGCCCGCCACCGAGGTCACGTTCCTGACGCTGCTCAGCCCCGTGGTGGCCGCTGCGGTGGGGTGGCTCGCGCTGGACCAGGAGCTGACGGCGGCCCAGCTCGTCGGCGCCGCGGTCGTGCTCGCCGCGCTGGTCGCGGCGCAGACCGGGGGGAGGGGCGGCGGTGCGGACCACCGCGTCCGCGGCGGCCGGCGCGGGGGGAGCGCGCCGGCCGCCACCGGGTAG